The Setaria viridis chromosome 6, Setaria_viridis_v4.0, whole genome shotgun sequence genome contains a region encoding:
- the LOC117860283 gene encoding uncharacterized protein — MASSSGSCCLRRCMEPPPAARDWAGLPRDVLCIVFLKLGIREIMRGAEFACTAWRRVALKEPALWRRIYMPTIWRYSKTWRRPGPRRRPVRRLHRTLRQPLPARPRRKSTVFEKPRSLRLCCVQ, encoded by the exons atggcctcctcctccggcagctgctgcctccgccgctgcaTGGAACCTCCGCCAGCGGCGAGGGACTGGGCGGGGCTGCCGCGCGACGTCCTGTGCATCGTCTTCCTCAAGCTGGGCATCCGGGAGATCATGCGCGGCGCCGAGTTCGCGTGCACGGCGTGGCGCCGCGTCGCGCTCAAGGAGCCCGCGCTGTGGCGCCGCATCTACATGCCCACGATCTGGAGGTACTCCAAGACATGGCGCCGCCCTggaccgcgccgccggccagtgCGTCGCCTTCACCGGACCCTGCGACAACCACTCCCTGCTCGACCTCGCCGAAAG AGCACCGTCTTTGAAAAGCCTCGATCTCTTCGACTTTGTTGCGTGCAATGA
- the LOC117860282 gene encoding uncharacterized protein, translating into MASYYAIAVLSLFAFSISAVRALDDKKLQTTLYIKQTPATDQRAVGTDTIVINWVIKDGPAGNTIGHAEGLTTHANPTQNFWVTIMDLVFESGSLAGSTLKVMGLHGGKINGPGQWSVMGGTGDLTMARGIINYKIIQEDGASRTFEICIFAYYTSKETIPIPGGIGIFP; encoded by the exons ATGGCCTCCTATTATGCAATAGCTGTGCTTTCATTGTTTGCCTTTTCCATATCTGCAGTACGCGCGCTGGATGACAAGAAGCTGCAAACCACCCTATACATAAAACAGACACCTGCCACGGACCAAAGGGCTGTGGGAACTGATACAATCGTCATTAATTGGGTCATAAAGGATGGGCCTGCTGGGAATACCATCGGGCATGCAGAGGGCCTCACGACCCATGCCAACCCAACCCAGAATTTCTGGGTAACCATAATGGATTTGGTGTTCGAGAGTGGAAG CCTCGCTGGATCAACACTTAAGGTGATGGGCCTTCATGGGGGGAAGATTAATGGACCAGGCCAGTGGAGTGTTATGGGGGGTACAGGAGACCTTACAATGGCACGAGGTATTATAAATTACAAAATAATCCAAGAAGACGGTGCCAGCAGGACCTTTGAAATATGCATATTTGCATACTACACTTCAAAGGAAACCATTCCG ATTCCGGGTGGTATTGGCATTTTCCCTTGA
- the LOC117861358 gene encoding uncharacterized protein — translation MTSYYAIAVLSLLAFSISAVRALDDKKLQTTLYIKQTYATDQRPLGTDTVIINWVIKDGPDGNPIGHAEGLTTRANPAQNLWETIMDLVFESGSLAGSTLKVMGRLGGKISGPGQWSVMGGTGDLTMARGIINYKIIQEDGASRTFEISIFAYYTSKETIPIPGGIGIFP, via the exons ATGACCTCCTACTATGCAATAGCCGTGCTTTCATTGCTTGCCTTTTCCATCTCTGCGGTACGCGCGCTGGATGACAAGAAGCTGCAAACCACCCTATACATAAAACAGACATATGCCACGGACCAAAGGCCTTTGGGAACTGATACAGTCATCATTAATTGGGTCATAAAGGATGGGCCTGATGGGAATCCCATCGGGCATGCAGAGGGCCTCACGACCCGTGCCAACCCAGCCCAGAATTTATGGGAAACCATAATGGATTTGGTGTTCGAGAGTGGAAG CCTCGCTGGATCAACACTTAAGGTGATGGGCCGTCTTGGGGGCAAGATCAGTGGACCAGGCCAGTGGAGTGTTATGGGGGGTACAGGAGACCTTACAATGGCACGAGGTATTATAAATTACAAAATAATCCAAGAAGACGGTGCCAGCAGGACCTTTGAAATATCCATATTTGCATACTACACTTCAAAGGAAACCATTCCG ATTCCGGGTGGTATTGGCATTTTCCCTTGA
- the LOC117862214 gene encoding uncharacterized protein: MQDFFRCKEGYEAKADAVADKSAKKVIKDMHYEVRVQAVIQYHADIHRVRIAKSEARTMKLTREQYMQVPPWWCAHDLQCWARMVDRWCDPAWEENHNTCWERRLWMRGAPHHQGNLKLSEYSAAHGGEPCSQFKAYDLAHKGKVMADVAYNPDDPPLAYNYESVHSCLDGYTSMARAVHGPEYDPSAHDLDGEVVMRTGGGKKHGRF, from the exons ATGCAAGATTTCTTTAGATGCAAGGAGGGATACGAGGCCAAGGCGGATGCTGTGGCTGACAAATCTGCCAAGAAAGTCatcaaggacatgcactacgaggtgCGCGTCCAGGCCGTGATCCAATACCATGCAGACATCCATAGAGTGAGGATCGCTAAAAGTGAGGCAAGAACCATGAAGCTAACCCGGGAACAATACATGCAG GTGCCTCCATGGTGGTGCGCCCACGATCTGCAGTGCTGGGCCCGAATGGTGGACAGGTGGTGCGACCCCGCGTGGGAGGAGAATCACAACACTTGCTGGGAGCGGCGTTTGTGGATGAGgggtgcaccacaccatcaaggcaacCTCAAACTCTCAGAATAC TCGGCGGCACATGGTGGCGAGCCTTGCTCCCAGTTCAAGGCATATGATTTGGCCCACAAGGGCAAGGTGATGGCTGACGTCGCCTACAACCCGGATGACCCACCCTTGGCGTACAACTATGAGTCCGTCCACAGTTGCCTTGATGGATACACATCGATGGCAAGGGCAGTCCATGGCCCAGAGTACGATCCGAGTGCCCATGACCTTGATGGAGAAGTGGTCATGAGGacgggaggaggcaagaagcatggccggttCTAG